The sequence CTTACTGAAAACGCCCGCCTTGTGGTCGGAAGTATTAACGAAGCTTTAAATAAATAGGAGTAATAATGAAATATTCAATGGACGACATCAAGGGTAAAGTTTGCGCTGTAACTGGCGGCGGGGGCGTTATCGGTTCGGTCTTTTGCGAAGGATTAGCCGATGCAGGCGCAAAAGTAGCCGTCTTTTACAATTCCAATAAGCAAAAAGCCGACGCTCTGGTTGAAAAAATAAATTCCGCCTATCCCGGAAGCGCCATCAGCGTCCAGGCAAACGTGCTCGACAAGGATTCGCTTCTGAATGCAAAAAAAACTATTAACGAAAAATACGGCAAGCTCGACGTGCTCGTAAATTGCGCCGGCGGCAACCATCCGAAAGCTACAACTCAATTGGAATTCTTGACCGAAAAAGATCTTAATGATATAAGTAAAAGTTTTTTCGGATTGGAGCTGGAAGGATTCAGAAACGTGTTCGATCTTAATTTTATGGGGACGGTGCTGCCGACAATGATATTGGCTGAAGACATGCTCGGCAGAGGGGGAGTTATCGTTAATATATCGTCGATGAATTCGTATAAACCATTGACGAAAATTCCGGCATATTCGGCTGCAAAAGCCGCGGTAAACAATTTGACCGAATGGCTTGCCGTTCATTTTGCCAAAGCCAATATCCGTGTCAATGCAATCGCGCCGGGTTTCTTTTTAACCGACCAGAACAGATTTTTGTTGGTAGACAAAGAAACAGAACAATTGACCGAACGAGGAAAGAAAATAATTAACGGCACTCCGATGGGTCGTTTCGGCGAACCGGAAGAATTGGTCGGCACTTTACTCTACCTGGTCTCCGATATTTCTAAATTTGTTACGGGAGTGGTTATTCCCGTCGACGGAGGATTTAACGCTTACAGCGGAGTTTAATAAATCGTAATCATAATTTTGTCGAACGATTAAATACAGGGATATAATATGAGCACAGGACTTAACATCAAAAAAGAAGGACAATACGATTTGGTGTCATTGGGAGCGCTGGTTCATCGCCTCGATCCCGGCATTATACCTTTTAGAAAAGCTACGGAATGCAAAATACACGTCAGCGGCGGCGAATACAATGTAGCCGCCAACCTGGCTGATTGTTTTCGTATGAAAACCGCTATTGTTACAGCTTTGGTCAAATACCCAATCGGCGAATTGATTCGCGAACGCGTCCGCGCTATGGGCGTAGAAGGAATTTATAAAGAGTTCGAACATAACGGCGTCAACGGTCCTAATATGGCTGCTGTCTATAGCGACAGGGGATTCGGGGCGCGCGCTCCTGTGGTTTTTTATAATCGTTCCAATGAAGCTGCAGCGCTCCTGAAACCGGGGGACATCAAATGGGACTCGATTTTTGAAAAAGGAGTCCGATGGTTCCACAGCGGAGGAATTTTTGCGGCTTTGTCCGAAACCACCGGAGAACTGATTATCGAAGGAATGAAAGCCGCAAAAAAATCGGGCGCAATTACAAGTTTCGACTTGAATTACAGAGCCAAATTGTGGAATATCTGGGGCGGAGAAGAAAAAGCAGCCGAAGTTATTTCACGTATCGTTGAGCATGTGGACGTTTTGGTCGGTAACGAAGAAGACCTTCAAAAAGGTTTGGGAATTCCGGGACCGGAAGTTACCGCTAAATCGAAACTAGACCCCTCCGTATTTCTTGCAATGATTGAAGACGTCACCAAAAAATTTCCAAATGTAAAAGTAGTCGCTACGACACTGAGAGAAGTCCATTCGACCAATCGTCACAGTTGGAGCGCTGTGGCGTGGATTAACGGTCAATCGTATCAGGCTCCTACGGCTCAACTCGACGTTTACGACAGAGTCGGCGGCGGCGACGGATTTGCATCGGGCTTCATATACGGACTTTTAAACGACGAAGATCCGGAGCAAGCCGTTAAACTCGGCTGGTCTCACGGAGCCTTGCTAACTACTTATCCCGGAGACACCACTATGGCATCCATCGACGAAGTACGGGCTTTTGCCAAAGGCGGTTCCGCACGAATTCAACGTTAGAATTTTCTTACGCGGGTAAATTTATTACCCGCTTTTTTTTATGAGGTATTTATGATTTATTGCGCAGTCGGTTCAAAAGATTCGGAAATTAGTTTGAACCGGGCTAAAGAATATCTGTATGAATCGCTCGATAAAATCGGATCGAGAAAGAAAGTTCTCGCCATTCCGCCTGATTTTACGAGATATCATTCTAAGGCGGGCGAGTTAACTAATTTAATTTATGAATATTACGGAGATAAACTCAAGGATATTCTGCCAGCTTTGGGAACTCATGCCCCGATGTCCGAAAGCGAAATTAAAACTATGTTCGGGGAAATACCTCTAAAATTATTCCGAGTGCATCGATGGCGCGAGGATCTTGCTACTCTCGGTATAGTGCCTGAAGAATATGTCTATGAGGTCTCGGAAGGAAAAGTAAAATATTCATGGCCTGCACAGGTTAATAAATTATTAGTGGAAGGCAAACATGATTTAATCCTTTCCGTCGGACAGGTAGTGCCGCATGAAGTTATCGGAATGGCAAATTATAATAAAAACATTTTTGTGGGCACAGGCGGCAAGGAAGGAATCAACAAAAGTCATTTCCTGGGAGCAGCTTACGGAATGGAGAAAATAATGGGCAGGGCAGACAATCCCGTCCGGAAAGTGCTAAATTACGCTTCGGACAATTTCGCAAAAGATTTACCGATAGTCTATATTTTGACGGTTGTAGGAAAAAACGAGAATAACGAACTTGTGCTTAAAGGCTTGTTTATAGGCGACGATTACGAATGTTTTAAAATGGCGGCCGAACTTTCCCTTCAGGTTAATTTTGAAATGCTCGATGCGCCGCTCGAAAAGGTGGTCGTATATCTCGACCCGCATGAATTTAAGAGCACATGGCTCGGCAACAAAAGCATTTACAGAACCAGAATGGCTATTGCAGACCGCGGAGAGTTGATTGTGCTTGCTCCCGGTCTGAAAGAATTCGGCGAGGACAAAGAAATCGACAGATTGATAAGAAAATACGGCTACAGAACTACTCCGGAAATTCTTAAATTTGTGGATGAAAACAGCGAACTTAAGGAAAATTTAAGCGCCGCTGCGCATCTGATTCACGGTTCGTCTGAAAACAGGTTTACTGTCAGATATTGTCCCGGCAATTTATCCAGAGAAGAAATTGAGAGCGTTAATTTTGAGTACGGCGACTTAAATGAAATGTTAAAAAAATATAATCCTGAAAAATTAACAGACGGTTTTAATACAATGCCCGACGGAGAAAAGATTTTCTTCATTTCGAATCCCGCTCTCGGTCTCTGGGCTTATAAAGGAAGATTTCAAAATTAAGGAGATAAAAAATGAGTAAAGCAGATATCGGTCTGATAGGACTTGCCGTAATGGGAGAAAATCTCGTCCTCAATATGGAAAGTCACGGATTTACCGTTGCGGTTTATAACAGAACCACTTCTAAAGTGGACGATTTCATCAACGGAAGAGCCAAAGGCAAAAATATTATCGGTACGCATTCGCTGGAAGAATTGGTGTCGAATCTCAAAAAGCCTCGTAAAGTAATGCTTATGGTAAAAGCCGGTAAGCCGGTCGACGATTTTATAGAAGCGTTAATTCCTCTTTTGGAGCAGGGCGATATAATTATCGACGGAGGCAATTCGAATTTTCAAGACACTATTCGAAGAACAAAGTACGTTGAAGAAAAAGGATTGTTCTTCATCGGAACCGGCGTTTCCGGCGGCGAAGAAGGCGCATTAAAAGGTCCTTCGATTATGCCGGGCGGTTCGCCGAAAGCCTGGGAATATGTCAAACCGATATTCCAATCGATAGCAGCCAAAGTTGAAGGCGGTTCGCCTTGCTGCGATTGGGTCGGAGAAAACGGCGCCGGTCATTTCGTTAAAATGGTTCATAACGGCATCGAATACGGCGACATGCAGTTGATTTGCGAAACTTATCAGATTATGAAAGATTTGTTGGGACTTTCTTACGACGAGATGCATCAAATTTTCAAAGAATGGAACGAAGGCGAACTCGAAAGTTATCTAATTGAAATTACACGCGACATACTGGCTTATAAAGATACCGACGGTCAGCCGCTGGTGGAAAAGATACTCGATACGGCGGGGCAAAAAGGAACGGGTAAATGGACGGTTATCGCTTCGATGGAAGCCGGCGTCCCGCTAACTCTAATAGGCGAAGCCGTTTATGCAAGGTCGCTCTCTGCATTGAAAGAAGAACGAGTTGAAGCTTCGAAAATAATCTCCGGTCCAAAACCTAAATTCGAAGGCGATAAAAAACAATTTATAAATGATTTAATGCACGCATTGTACGCTTCGAAAATTATTTCATACGCGCAGGGATTTATGTTAATGCGCGAAGCGGCAAAAGATTACGGCTGGAATCTCAATTACGGAGGTATTGCTTTGATGTGGCGCGGTGGATGCATTATCCGTTCTAAATTCCTCGGAAAAATTAAAGAGGCGTACGACAAAAATCCCGATTTGTCGAACTTGATTCTCGATCCGTTCTTTAAAGAAAAAGTGGAATCGTCGCAGGAATCGTGGCGTAGAGTTGTTACAACTGCAATAAGCAACGGTATCTGGGCGCCCGCTCTATCGACGGCTTTGAATTTCTTCGACGGCTACCGACATGAAAGACTTCCAGCAAATCTTCTGCAGGCGCAAAGAGATTATTTCGGAGCACACACTTATGAACGCGTCGACAGACCGAGAGGAGAATTTTTCCATACAAACTGGACTGGACATGGCGGAACGACATCTTCGACTACATATAATGTCTGAATTTATTAAATTTGCGGATTACTTTTTAATCAATTTGGGGGAGTTATATGCAAAACAATGATGTCAAAAAATTAGCTGCGAATACTATTCGAATACTGGCAGCCGAAGGTGTCCAGAAAGCAAATTCGGGTCATCCGGGTATGCCGATGGGAATGGCTGACGTGGCTATGGTTCTATGGACCGAATTTCTGAAACACAATCCCGACGACCCGAAATGGCATAACAGGGATCGGTTCGTATTGTCTGCGGGTCACGGCTCGATGCTTATTTATACTCTGTTGTATCTTAGCGGTTACGATATTACGCTCGACGAACTGAAATCTTTCAGACAGTGGGGCAGCCGAACCGCAGGTCATCCCGAATACGGACTTCTTCCCGGTATTGAAACGACAACCGGACCGCTCGGACAGGGATTCGGAAATGGAATCGGGATGGCAATTGCAGCTAAAATGACGGCTGCGCGTTTCAACGACGACAAGAATCAACTTTTCGGCAAACATTTTATTTATGCGATTGTAAGCGACGGCGATTTGATGGAGGGCGTTTCGCACGAAGCCGCCTCGATTGCAGGTCATCTCAAACTCGGCAATATAATTTATTTTTACGACGACAATAATATTACTATCGAAGGCGATACTTCGATTACTTTCTCGGAAGATATCGAAAAACGATTCGAATCTTACGGATGGCAGGTGCTGAAAACAGACGCTTATAATCACGATGAAATACGCAATGCAATCAACAAAGCTCAGCAGGAAACCGAAAAACCGACCATTATAATTACAAAGTCGCATATCGGTTTCGGAAGTCCGAATAAAGTCGACACAGCCGAGGTTCACGGTTCGCCTCTGGGCGAAGAAGAATTGATAGAGACAAAGAAAAACTTGGGTTGGCCTCTCGATAAAGAGTTCTATGTGCCTGAAGATGTGAAAAAATTGTTCGATGACAGGAAAGCCGAGCTAAAGAAAGAATATGACAATTGGCAGAAAAATTTCGAGGAATGGAAAAAGAGCAATCCCGAAAAAGCCGACGAATTTAATAAATATATTACAAATTGGCTGCCTGAAAACATCGAAGAAGAATTACTGAATGCCGCTCCGAAAGAGCCAGGCGCAACTAGATCATTGTCCGGTAAAGTAATTCAAAAGATTGCCCGGCTGGTTCCGAATTTTGTTGGCGGTTCGGCTGATCTGGCTCCTTCTACTAATACGTATATGAAAGAATTCGACGCGGTAGCTCCGGGAAAATTCGAAGGCAAAAATTTCCATTTCGGAATACGCGAACACGGGATGGGCGCTATTCTGAACGGAATGGCTCTCTACGGCGGTTTCAGACCCTTCGGAGCAACTTTCTTTGTATTCTCCGATTATATGCGCCCGACGATAAGGCTTGCCGCTTTAATGGAAATACCGGTTACTTATGTATTCACGCACGATTCGATTTTTGTGGGCGAAGACGGTCCGACTCATCAGCCGGTCGAACATTTAGCGGTTTTAAGAGCAATTCCTAATGTGACCGTATTCAGACCCGCCGACGGAGTTGAAACAGCGATGGCGTGGTCGTTTGCCCTTAAACATAAAGAAGGCCCTGTAGCGCTGGTTTTGACTCGTCAAAAAATCGAAGCCTTTGAAAGAAGATCGGATTTCGAACCGAAGGAAGTTCTCAAAGGAGCTTACATTGTTTCGAAAGAAAAAGGCGATAAACCCGACCTTGTAATCGCAGCAAGCGGCTCCGAAGTGCCGGTGGCGGCAGAAGCGGCTAAATTACTCTCCGACGCTTATTCGGTGCGGGTAGTGTCGATTCCGTCGAAAGAACTTTTTGTTAAACAAAGCGACGATTACAAAAAATCGATTTTCCCGGAAAACGCGCCGGTAGTGGTTATCGAAGCGGCTTCGATGATGGGATGGGGCGACTTGTTCCGTCAAAAACTTCTTACAATCGGAATGGAAAGATTCGGCGCGTCGGGACCGTACAAAACGCTAGCGGAAAAATTCGGATTTACCGGTCCGCAGGTTGCAGCCAAAATTAAAGAATGGCTCGGTTAATTTGAACAAATTTGGAGCGGAGATTTTTTCTCCGCTCTTGTTAATATAAAAATTTTTCACGCTCGGCGTCTTTTTGAGATAAATTCGACGAAAGTTTTTAAATTATTACCGGTTGTAATTTCTACCAAGGCCAAAAAAAAGTCGTTAAAAGTAATCGATTGTTTCGTTCTACCGAAAGGCGGTTAGTTAAATTATTTGGTTATATTGATACTGGAGTTAAAAGCAGACAATAAATTTTTTATAAAACAAAGTAAACGTTTAATTTGAATATAAACAGTGAGGTTGAGATGGAAGTACGTTACTCCCCCGATAAAAACGGTTTTAAGAAAATGACAACCGACGAACTTCGTCAGTCGTTTTTGATCGAAAGCCTTTTTGTCAAAAACGAAGTCCCGATGGTCTATTCCGACATCGACAGGTCGATTACAGGCTCTGCGGTGCCTGCAGGAAAAGAACTTACGTTGACCGCGTCAAAAAAAGAAATGGCGGCTGAGTTCTTTTGCGAAAGGAGGGAAGTAGGAGTATTGAATATCGGCAACAAAGGAAAGATTATCCTCGACGGCGCAGAATACACGATGAATTTCAGAGACGCGCTTTATATTGGCAGAGGCACAAAAGAAGTGAAATTTTTGAGCGACGACCCCGACAAACCCGCCGAGTTCTATTTTGTCAGTTATCCGGCGCATAAAGAATATCCTTCGAAGCATATCAAATACGAAGACGCAATCCACAGGAATTTGGGCTCGATGGAATCGTCGAACAAGAGAACTATTCATCAATATATATTGCCGGAAATTTTGCCTACATGCCAGCTTGCAATGGGATTGACCGAATTGGAAGAAGGATGCGTATGGAACACAATGCCGGCTCATACGCATCAGAGACGTTCCGAAGTGTATATGTATTTTAACTTGAGCGAAGACGATTTTGTTGTACATTTAATCGGCGATCCGAAAGAAACACGGCACTTGATAATACGAGACCGTCAGGCTGTCTTGTCGACCAGCTGGTCGCTCCACTCGGGCTGCGGAACCAGGAGTTATTCATTTATCTGGGCTATGGGCGGAGAAAATCAAGCCTTCGACGACATGGATCACATTCCAATGAAAGAATTAAGATAAAAATAAATTAACGGAGGTGTTGTAATGATTCTCGATAAATTCAAACTCGACGGTAAAATTGCATTGGTTACAGGCTCGAATCAGGGGATCGGTCAAAAATACGCTCAGGCTCTGGCTGAAGCCGGAGCGGATATTATCGGCGTCTCGTATGTAAATGATTTTACCGAAACCGAAAAGCTTGTAAAAGCCGCCGGACGGAATTTTAAATCTTATGTAAGCGACTTTTCCGACAGAAAATCGCTCTACGGTTTTATTGAACAGGTCAAAAAAGATTTTCCCCGAATTGATATTCTTGTTAATAACGCGGGCACAATTTTACGCAAGCCGATAGCCGAACATCCGGACGAGTACTGGGATAAGGTTATCGAAGTTAACTTATCTGCGCAATTTATTTTGACGCGTGAAATCGGCAGAGACATGGTCGAAAGAGGATACGGGAAAATCGTCTTTATTGCCTCGCTTTTGTCTTTCCAGGGTGGTATATTGGTACCCGGATATGCCGCATCGAAAGGAGGAGTTAAACAATTGACGATGGCGTTTGCCAACGAGTGGGCTTCGAAAGGCGTTACCGTAAACGCAATTGCTCCCGGATATATTGCAACTGAAAATACCCGACCGCTAAGGGAAGACCCCGTAAGAAACAAAGCCATTCAAGATAGAATTCCTGCAGGCAGATGGGGCCTTCCGGAGGATCTTATGGGCGCAATGGTTTTCCTCTGCTCGGATGCTTCAAGTTATGTTAACGGTACTGTTCTGGTAGTAGACGGTGGTTGGATGGCTCGATAGGAAGTCAACAAATAAAAGGAAAAAGCGTCATGAAAGGAATACTATTTGTTATTCCTTTCCTTATTTATTCTTGTTCTTTTTTTAGTAATATAGAGAAGGAAAGGGCGCTCGAAAAACCCGTTCTCCTGAAAACAATCGAATTGTATTATCCGAAGGAAGCTTTGGATAATAATATTCAGGGCAAAGTGGATTTAATGATTTTTGTCGATACTACGGGAAGCGTAAGCGACATTAAATTGATTAAATCCTCGGGCTTCAAGATTCTCGATACCGCCGCAATTAATTATTCGAGTAAGTTGAAATTCCTTCCCATTAAAGAAGACGGCAAAAAAGTTGCCCGATGGATTAAATGGAATGTAAATTACAAAATCGATGAAAAGCCGATGGAACCTGAAATGATTAATTTGTTCGTTTTCTACAAAGCGTCCGATTATGTGCACGAATCGACCGAAACGGCAATCGACATGTTTTGTAAACTTGCGGATAACTATAAATTCCGGATCGATTGCTCGGACGATTCCACGAAAATCAATACTGAAAATCTGAAAAATTACGACCTTCTGGTTTTTCTGAATACATCGGGCGACATTCTGGATGAAAAAGGGAAACGCGCTCTTATGGAATTCTCCAAAACGGGAAAGGGTTTCGTCGGTATTCATTCCGCAACCGCGACATTGGAAGACTGGGATTGGTACTGCAATTTTATAGGCGCTTGTTTTGAAGACCATCCGGAAATTCAGGATGCGGTTGTAAAAGTTGTAAATAAAAATCATCTTTCAACAAAACATCTGCCCGATACTTTTGTCTGGAAAGATGAGTGGTATAACTGGAAAAAATTACCCGAAAATGTTGAAGTTCTTGTTACAGTTGACGAAAAGACTTATAAAGGGGGAAAACACGGCGATTTTCACCCTGTCTCTTGGTGCAAAGAAATCGATAAATTCAGAATCTGGTATACCGCGTTGGGACATCTCCCGGAGCACTATACCGACCAGAATTTTATTAAACATATAGTAGGCGGAATTTATTGGGCTGCAAATAAATAGGGGTTTTATTCATGATTTACAGAGAAATTGGAAAATCCGGACTGAATGCCTCTGTAATAGCATTCGGCGCTTGGGCAATCGGCGGCTGGATGTGGGGCGGCAGCGACGAAAAAGATAGTATCGACGCCATTTATGCGGCTATCGACAACGGAATCAACTTGATCGATACCGCTCCCGCATACGGCTTCGGTTATTCCGAAGAAATCGTAGGCAAAGCCGTTAAAGGCAAACGGGATAAAGTTTTAATTGCTACCAAATGCGGTTTGAGATGGGACCTGGAAAAAGGCGAGTTCTTTTTCTATACGACGGAAAAAGGAGCTGCGGACGAATCGACTCCCGGAGCGATGAAAATCTATAAATATCTTCATCCCGAATCGATTCGTTATGAAATAGAGCAAAGCCTGAGAAGACTCCAGACCGATTATATCGATTTATACCAAACTCACTGGCAGGAATCGACAACTCCGATTGAAGATACAATGGCGGAATTGACCAAATTAAAAGACGAAGGCAAAATAAGAGCCATCGGAGTATCTAATGCGACGGTCGAACAGATGAAAAGATACGGAGCGATCGATTCCGACCAGGAAAAATATAATATGCTCCACAGAAAAATCGAAGAACAGGGCAATCTTGACTACTGTTACGAAAATAAGATTGCAGTTCTGGCATACTCGCCGCTTTCGCAGGGCTTGTTGACCGGAAAAATTTCACCCGACAGAAAATACAACGAAGGCGACCTGAGACGCAATAATCCTCTGTTTACGCCGGAAAATATCAATAAGGTGAATTCCATGCTGAAAGAATTCGAGCCGATTGCGGAAAAACACGAAGTGTCGGTAGCTCAGCTTGTTTGCGCCTGGACTTTTAACAGAAAAGGGATTACGCATTTGCTCTGCGGCGCAAGAAATCGTCGGCAGGTAATTGAGAATGCTGGAGCGGGTTCGGTTCAGTTAAGTCGGGAAGATATTGATACGATTAATTCTATTTATTCAAAATATTTTGAACAGTGACAAAAATAAAAAAAGAAGAACTCAAAGATATATTTCGAATTAAATTATTAGAGCGCGGCTTTCCAGTTGATGACGCCGAGCTGTGCGCCGAAATTTTTACTGATAATACGGCTAGCGGCGTTTATTCCCACGGCATCAACAGATTTCCTCTTTTTATCGAGTATATCGACAAGGGGTTGATTAAGCCGGGAGCAAAGCCCGCTTTAAAAAAATCGTATTCGGCAGTCGAGCAATGGGACGGTAATATCGGTCCCGGTCCATTGAACGCTTATGCAGTAACGCAAAGAG comes from Melioribacter roseus P3M-2 and encodes:
- a CDS encoding SDR family oxidoreductase; this translates as MKYSMDDIKGKVCAVTGGGGVIGSVFCEGLADAGAKVAVFYNSNKQKADALVEKINSAYPGSAISVQANVLDKDSLLNAKKTINEKYGKLDVLVNCAGGNHPKATTQLEFLTEKDLNDISKSFFGLELEGFRNVFDLNFMGTVLPTMILAEDMLGRGGVIVNISSMNSYKPLTKIPAYSAAKAAVNNLTEWLAVHFAKANIRVNAIAPGFFLTDQNRFLLVDKETEQLTERGKKIINGTPMGRFGEPEELVGTLLYLVSDISKFVTGVVIPVDGGFNAYSGV
- a CDS encoding SDR family oxidoreductase, encoding MILDKFKLDGKIALVTGSNQGIGQKYAQALAEAGADIIGVSYVNDFTETEKLVKAAGRNFKSYVSDFSDRKSLYGFIEQVKKDFPRIDILVNNAGTILRKPIAEHPDEYWDKVIEVNLSAQFILTREIGRDMVERGYGKIVFIASLLSFQGGILVPGYAASKGGVKQLTMAFANEWASKGVTVNAIAPGYIATENTRPLREDPVRNKAIQDRIPAGRWGLPEDLMGAMVFLCSDASSYVNGTVLVVDGGWMAR
- a CDS encoding lactate racemase domain-containing protein; the protein is MIYCAVGSKDSEISLNRAKEYLYESLDKIGSRKKVLAIPPDFTRYHSKAGELTNLIYEYYGDKLKDILPALGTHAPMSESEIKTMFGEIPLKLFRVHRWREDLATLGIVPEEYVYEVSEGKVKYSWPAQVNKLLVEGKHDLILSVGQVVPHEVIGMANYNKNIFVGTGGKEGINKSHFLGAAYGMEKIMGRADNPVRKVLNYASDNFAKDLPIVYILTVVGKNENNELVLKGLFIGDDYECFKMAAELSLQVNFEMLDAPLEKVVVYLDPHEFKSTWLGNKSIYRTRMAIADRGELIVLAPGLKEFGEDKEIDRLIRKYGYRTTPEILKFVDENSELKENLSAAAHLIHGSSENRFTVRYCPGNLSREEIESVNFEYGDLNEMLKKYNPEKLTDGFNTMPDGEKIFFISNPALGLWAYKGRFQN
- the gnd gene encoding decarboxylating NADP(+)-dependent phosphogluconate dehydrogenase, which produces MSKADIGLIGLAVMGENLVLNMESHGFTVAVYNRTTSKVDDFINGRAKGKNIIGTHSLEELVSNLKKPRKVMLMVKAGKPVDDFIEALIPLLEQGDIIIDGGNSNFQDTIRRTKYVEEKGLFFIGTGVSGGEEGALKGPSIMPGGSPKAWEYVKPIFQSIAAKVEGGSPCCDWVGENGAGHFVKMVHNGIEYGDMQLICETYQIMKDLLGLSYDEMHQIFKEWNEGELESYLIEITRDILAYKDTDGQPLVEKILDTAGQKGTGKWTVIASMEAGVPLTLIGEAVYARSLSALKEERVEASKIISGPKPKFEGDKKQFINDLMHALYASKIISYAQGFMLMREAAKDYGWNLNYGGIALMWRGGCIIRSKFLGKIKEAYDKNPDLSNLILDPFFKEKVESSQESWRRVVTTAISNGIWAPALSTALNFFDGYRHERLPANLLQAQRDYFGAHTYERVDRPRGEFFHTNWTGHGGTTSSTTYNV
- the tkt gene encoding transketolase, which translates into the protein MQNNDVKKLAANTIRILAAEGVQKANSGHPGMPMGMADVAMVLWTEFLKHNPDDPKWHNRDRFVLSAGHGSMLIYTLLYLSGYDITLDELKSFRQWGSRTAGHPEYGLLPGIETTTGPLGQGFGNGIGMAIAAKMTAARFNDDKNQLFGKHFIYAIVSDGDLMEGVSHEAASIAGHLKLGNIIYFYDDNNITIEGDTSITFSEDIEKRFESYGWQVLKTDAYNHDEIRNAINKAQQETEKPTIIITKSHIGFGSPNKVDTAEVHGSPLGEEELIETKKNLGWPLDKEFYVPEDVKKLFDDRKAELKKEYDNWQKNFEEWKKSNPEKADEFNKYITNWLPENIEEELLNAAPKEPGATRSLSGKVIQKIARLVPNFVGGSADLAPSTNTYMKEFDAVAPGKFEGKNFHFGIREHGMGAILNGMALYGGFRPFGATFFVFSDYMRPTIRLAALMEIPVTYVFTHDSIFVGEDGPTHQPVEHLAVLRAIPNVTVFRPADGVETAMAWSFALKHKEGPVALVLTRQKIEAFERRSDFEPKEVLKGAYIVSKEKGDKPDLVIAASGSEVPVAAEAAKLLSDAYSVRVVSIPSKELFVKQSDDYKKSIFPENAPVVVIEAASMMGWGDLFRQKLLTIGMERFGASGPYKTLAEKFGFTGPQVAAKIKEWLG
- a CDS encoding aldo/keto reductase gives rise to the protein MIYREIGKSGLNASVIAFGAWAIGGWMWGGSDEKDSIDAIYAAIDNGINLIDTAPAYGFGYSEEIVGKAVKGKRDKVLIATKCGLRWDLEKGEFFFYTTEKGAADESTPGAMKIYKYLHPESIRYEIEQSLRRLQTDYIDLYQTHWQESTTPIEDTMAELTKLKDEGKIRAIGVSNATVEQMKRYGAIDSDQEKYNMLHRKIEEQGNLDYCYENKIAVLAYSPLSQGLLTGKISPDRKYNEGDLRRNNPLFTPENINKVNSMLKEFEPIAEKHEVSVAQLVCAWTFNRKGITHLLCGARNRRQVIENAGAGSVQLSREDIDTINSIYSKYFEQ
- the kduI gene encoding 5-dehydro-4-deoxy-D-glucuronate isomerase; translation: MEVRYSPDKNGFKKMTTDELRQSFLIESLFVKNEVPMVYSDIDRSITGSAVPAGKELTLTASKKEMAAEFFCERREVGVLNIGNKGKIILDGAEYTMNFRDALYIGRGTKEVKFLSDDPDKPAEFYFVSYPAHKEYPSKHIKYEDAIHRNLGSMESSNKRTIHQYILPEILPTCQLAMGLTELEEGCVWNTMPAHTHQRRSEVYMYFNLSEDDFVVHLIGDPKETRHLIIRDRQAVLSTSWSLHSGCGTRSYSFIWAMGGENQAFDDMDHIPMKELR
- a CDS encoding sugar kinase, with the protein product MSTGLNIKKEGQYDLVSLGALVHRLDPGIIPFRKATECKIHVSGGEYNVAANLADCFRMKTAIVTALVKYPIGELIRERVRAMGVEGIYKEFEHNGVNGPNMAAVYSDRGFGARAPVVFYNRSNEAAALLKPGDIKWDSIFEKGVRWFHSGGIFAALSETTGELIIEGMKAAKKSGAITSFDLNYRAKLWNIWGGEEKAAEVISRIVEHVDVLVGNEEDLQKGLGIPGPEVTAKSKLDPSVFLAMIEDVTKKFPNVKVVATTLREVHSTNRHSWSAVAWINGQSYQAPTAQLDVYDRVGGGDGFASGFIYGLLNDEDPEQAVKLGWSHGALLTTYPGDTTMASIDEVRAFAKGGSARIQR
- a CDS encoding TonB family protein, which gives rise to MKGILFVIPFLIYSCSFFSNIEKERALEKPVLLKTIELYYPKEALDNNIQGKVDLMIFVDTTGSVSDIKLIKSSGFKILDTAAINYSSKLKFLPIKEDGKKVARWIKWNVNYKIDEKPMEPEMINLFVFYKASDYVHESTETAIDMFCKLADNYKFRIDCSDDSTKINTENLKNYDLLVFLNTSGDILDEKGKRALMEFSKTGKGFVGIHSATATLEDWDWYCNFIGACFEDHPEIQDAVVKVVNKNHLSTKHLPDTFVWKDEWYNWKKLPENVEVLVTVDEKTYKGGKHGDFHPVSWCKEIDKFRIWYTALGHLPEHYTDQNFIKHIVGGIYWAANK